A region from the Lycium barbarum isolate Lr01 chromosome 8, ASM1917538v2, whole genome shotgun sequence genome encodes:
- the LOC132606828 gene encoding phosphatidylinositol:ceramide inositolphosphotransferase 1-like isoform X2 yields MSVYTGREASKLWKRICAETAIEINLLVENWKYILGGLIFQYIHGLAARGVHYIHQPGPTLQDVGFFLLPELGQDKGYISETVFTTLFLSFVLWTFHPFIFKIKKIYTVLMWCRVFAFLVVCQFLRIITFYSTQLPGPNYHCREGSKLATLPPPNNVLEVLLINFPRGVLYGCGDLIFSSHMIFSLVFVRTYHKYGTRRFIKLCSWLAVIAKSFLIVASRKHYTVDVVVAWYTVNLVVFFVDKQLPELPDRASAPLFLSLSKDSKTKEENHKLLNGHSGDPAEWV; encoded by the exons ATGTCAGTTTACACTGGTCGTGAAGCTTCAAAG CTATGGAAGAGAATTTGTGCGGAGACTGCAATAGAAATCAATCTTCTTGTGGAGAACTGGAAGTATATTCTTGGCGGTTTGATATTTCAG TATATACATGGACTTGCTGCTCGAGGGGTTCACTACATACATCAGCCAGGACCTACTCTTCAGGATGTCGGCTTCTTTCTTCTTCCG GAGCTTGGGCAAGACAAAGGTTACATAAGTGAAACAGTATTCACCACCCTCTTTCTGTCTTTTGTCTTG TGGACATTCCATCCGTTCATTTTCAAGATCAAAAAGATCTATACAGTTCTGATGTGGTGCAGGGTCTTTGCTTTCTTAGTT GTTTGTCAGTTTCTTCGGATCATAACATTCTACTCTACACAGCTTCCTGGTCCAAATTATCACTGTCGTGAG GGTTCAAAGCTTGCCACATTGCCTCCTCCGAATAATGTTTTAGAAGTTCTACTAATTAATT TTCCTCGGGGCGTGCTTTATGGTTGTGGTGATCTAATATTTTCATCTCACATGATATTCTCTCTAGTCTTTGTGCGGACATATCATAAATACGGGACAAGAAG GTTTATAAAACTGTGTTCTTGGTTAGCTGTTATTGCTAAGAGCTTTTTGATTGTTGCATCCCGCAAACATTACACCGTGGACGTTGTTGTGGCATG GTACACTGTTAATCTAGTAGTGTTCTTTGTTGACAAACAGTTGCCAG AACTGCCTGACCGCGCTAGTGCACCGTTGTTTCTATCACTGAGCAAGGATAGCAAGACTAAGGAAGAGAATCACAAACTTCTGAATGGACATTCTGGAGATCCTGCAGAATGGGTATAG
- the LOC132606828 gene encoding phosphatidylinositol:ceramide inositolphosphotransferase 1-like isoform X3 encodes MSVYTGREASKLWKRICAETAIEINLLVENWKYILGGLIFQYIHGLAARGVHYIHQPGPTLQDVGFFLLPELGQDKGYISETVFTTLFLSFVLWTFHPFIFKIKKIYTVLMWCRVFAFLVVCQFLRIITFYSTQLPGPNYHCREGSKLATLPPPNNVLEVLLINFPRGVLYGCGDLIFSSHMIFSLVFVRTYHKYGTRRFIKLCSWLAVIAKSFLIVASRKHYTVDVVVAWYTVNLVVFFVDKQLPELPDRASAPLFLSLSKDSKTKEENHKLLNGHSGDPAEWMCRTQINGKNIDVGVTVHVEAMMNGV; translated from the exons ATGTCAGTTTACACTGGTCGTGAAGCTTCAAAG CTATGGAAGAGAATTTGTGCGGAGACTGCAATAGAAATCAATCTTCTTGTGGAGAACTGGAAGTATATTCTTGGCGGTTTGATATTTCAG TATATACATGGACTTGCTGCTCGAGGGGTTCACTACATACATCAGCCAGGACCTACTCTTCAGGATGTCGGCTTCTTTCTTCTTCCG GAGCTTGGGCAAGACAAAGGTTACATAAGTGAAACAGTATTCACCACCCTCTTTCTGTCTTTTGTCTTG TGGACATTCCATCCGTTCATTTTCAAGATCAAAAAGATCTATACAGTTCTGATGTGGTGCAGGGTCTTTGCTTTCTTAGTT GTTTGTCAGTTTCTTCGGATCATAACATTCTACTCTACACAGCTTCCTGGTCCAAATTATCACTGTCGTGAG GGTTCAAAGCTTGCCACATTGCCTCCTCCGAATAATGTTTTAGAAGTTCTACTAATTAATT TTCCTCGGGGCGTGCTTTATGGTTGTGGTGATCTAATATTTTCATCTCACATGATATTCTCTCTAGTCTTTGTGCGGACATATCATAAATACGGGACAAGAAG GTTTATAAAACTGTGTTCTTGGTTAGCTGTTATTGCTAAGAGCTTTTTGATTGTTGCATCCCGCAAACATTACACCGTGGACGTTGTTGTGGCATG GTACACTGTTAATCTAGTAGTGTTCTTTGTTGACAAACAGTTGCCAG AACTGCCTGACCGCGCTAGTGCACCGTTGTTTCTATCACTGAGCAAGGATAGCAAGACTAAGGAAGAGAATCACAAACTTCTGAATGGACATTCTGGAGATCCTGCAGAATGG ATGTGCAGAACCCAAATCAATGGAAAGAACATTGATGTTGGGGTTACAGTGCATGTTGAAGCAATGATGAACGGTGTATAG
- the LOC132606828 gene encoding phosphatidylinositol:ceramide inositolphosphotransferase 1-like isoform X1, which produces MSVYTGREASKKLWKRICAETAIEINLLVENWKYILGGLIFQYIHGLAARGVHYIHQPGPTLQDVGFFLLPELGQDKGYISETVFTTLFLSFVLWTFHPFIFKIKKIYTVLMWCRVFAFLVVCQFLRIITFYSTQLPGPNYHCREGSKLATLPPPNNVLEVLLINFPRGVLYGCGDLIFSSHMIFSLVFVRTYHKYGTRRFIKLCSWLAVIAKSFLIVASRKHYTVDVVVAWYTVNLVVFFVDKQLPELPDRASAPLFLSLSKDSKTKEENHKLLNGHSGDPAEWV; this is translated from the exons ATGTCAGTTTACACTGGTCGTGAAGCTTCAAAG AAGCTATGGAAGAGAATTTGTGCGGAGACTGCAATAGAAATCAATCTTCTTGTGGAGAACTGGAAGTATATTCTTGGCGGTTTGATATTTCAG TATATACATGGACTTGCTGCTCGAGGGGTTCACTACATACATCAGCCAGGACCTACTCTTCAGGATGTCGGCTTCTTTCTTCTTCCG GAGCTTGGGCAAGACAAAGGTTACATAAGTGAAACAGTATTCACCACCCTCTTTCTGTCTTTTGTCTTG TGGACATTCCATCCGTTCATTTTCAAGATCAAAAAGATCTATACAGTTCTGATGTGGTGCAGGGTCTTTGCTTTCTTAGTT GTTTGTCAGTTTCTTCGGATCATAACATTCTACTCTACACAGCTTCCTGGTCCAAATTATCACTGTCGTGAG GGTTCAAAGCTTGCCACATTGCCTCCTCCGAATAATGTTTTAGAAGTTCTACTAATTAATT TTCCTCGGGGCGTGCTTTATGGTTGTGGTGATCTAATATTTTCATCTCACATGATATTCTCTCTAGTCTTTGTGCGGACATATCATAAATACGGGACAAGAAG GTTTATAAAACTGTGTTCTTGGTTAGCTGTTATTGCTAAGAGCTTTTTGATTGTTGCATCCCGCAAACATTACACCGTGGACGTTGTTGTGGCATG GTACACTGTTAATCTAGTAGTGTTCTTTGTTGACAAACAGTTGCCAG AACTGCCTGACCGCGCTAGTGCACCGTTGTTTCTATCACTGAGCAAGGATAGCAAGACTAAGGAAGAGAATCACAAACTTCTGAATGGACATTCTGGAGATCCTGCAGAATGGGTATAG
- the LOC132606829 gene encoding uncharacterized protein LOC132606829 — MERVELSEVGSCYSQFGSKNKDDYSYTRGSKSDGSVDIENGDDESNKVHLGEIVERDCRICHLSLVDIGVESGVAIELGCSCKDDLAAAHKHCAETWFKIKGNKTCEICNSIARNVVGPTDIESAQQTNETNALATNAAAAQVSASSESRTCLNGHRFLNFLLACMVFAFVISWLFHFNIPS, encoded by the exons ATGGAAAGAGTAGAGTTGTCTGAGGTGGGTTCTTGTTATTCTCAGTTTGGTTCTAAAAATAAAGATGATTATAGCTATACACGTGGCAGTAAGTCTGATGGTTCAGTTGATATAGAAAATGGCGATGATGAAAGTAATAAGGTGCATTTAGGGGAAATTGTTGAAAGAGATTGTAGAATCTGTCACTTGAGTTTGGTGGATATTGGAGTTGAGTCTGGTGTTGCTATTGAATTGGGGTGTTCTTGTAAAGATGATTTGGCTGCTGCACATAAGCATTGTGCTGAAACTTGGTTTAAAATCAAGGGAAATAA GACTTGTGAAATATGCAATTCGATTGCACGCAATGTTGTTGGGCCAACTGACATTGAGTCAGCACAGCAAACAAATGAAACAAATGCTTTGGCTACAAATGCAGCCGCTGCACAAGTATCTGCCTCTTCAGAGAGTCGAACTTGTTTGAATGGTCATCGATTCTTGAATTTCCTTTTAGCTTGTATGGTATTTGCCTTTGTCATCTCTTGGCTTTTCCACTTTAACATCCCCTCATAG